In Agrobacterium sp. RAC06, a single window of DNA contains:
- a CDS encoding DUF5368 domain-containing protein: MKDMTVGMIVAVLEEIFGHTLFWVMVAVAAVITLAYLYVLIRDRQVSWKKFLLAQLAMPLGAIGAVWFVQAVTRSGFGDIGGPVDIIVLLGVAAMGAIGIAILVYTVQSLVSRPVVR, from the coding sequence ATGAAGGACATGACTGTCGGAATGATCGTCGCGGTTCTCGAAGAGATCTTCGGCCATACCCTGTTCTGGGTCATGGTCGCGGTTGCAGCCGTGATCACGCTCGCCTATCTTTACGTGCTGATCCGCGATCGCCAGGTCTCCTGGAAGAAGTTCCTGCTGGCCCAGCTTGCCATGCCGCTCGGCGCGATCGGCGCCGTCTGGTTCGTCCAGGCCGTCACCCGCTCCGGCTTTGGTGACATCGGCGGTCCCGTCGATATCATCGTGCTGCTCGGCGTCGCCGCCATGGGGGCCATCGGCATCGCGATCCTCGTTTACACGGTGCAGTCGCTGGTGAGCCGTCCCGTGGTTCGCTGA